In Mus musculus strain C57BL/6J chromosome 1, GRCm38.p6 C57BL/6J, a single genomic region encodes these proteins:
- the Il1r2 gene encoding interleukin-1 receptor type 2 isoform X1: MYSIGLQGSCALRKLVRTMFILLVLVTGVSAFTTPTVVHTGKVSESPITSEKPTVHGDNCQFRGREFKSELRLEGEPVVLRCPLAPHSDISSSSHSFLTWSKLDSSQLIPRDEPRMWVKGNILWILPAVQQDSGTYICTFRNASHCEQMSVELKVFKNTEASLPHVSYLQISALSTTGLLVCPDLKEFISSNADGKIQWYKGAILLDKGNKEFLSAGDPTRLLISNTSMDDAGYYRCVMTFTYNGQEYNITRNIELRVKGTTTEPIPVIISPLETIPASLGSRLIVPCKVFLGTGTSSNTIVWWLANSTFISAAYPRGRVTEGLHHQYSENDENYVEVSLIFDPVTREDLHTDFKCVASNPRSSQSLHTTVKEVSSTFSWSIALAPLSLIILVVGAIWMRRRCKRRAGKTYGLTKLRTDNQDFPSSPN; encoded by the exons GCTCCAAGGGTCCTGTGCGCTCAGGAAGTTGGTGCGGACAATGTTCATCTTGCTTGTGTTAGTAACTGGAGTTTCTGCTTTCACCACTCCAACAGTGGTGCACACAGGAAAGGTTTCTGAATCCCCCATTACATCGGAGAAGCCCACAG TCCATGGAGACAACTGTCAGTTTCGTGGCAGAGAGTTCAAATCTGAATTGAGGCTGGAAGGTGAACCTGTGGTTCTGAGGTGCCCCTTGGCACCTCACTCCGACATCTCCAGCAGTTCCCATAGTTTTCTGACCTGGAGTAAATTGGACTCTTCTCAGCTGATCCCAAGAGATGAGCCAAGGATGTGGGTGAAGGGTAACATACTCTGGATTCTGCCAGCAGTGCAGCAAGACTCTGGTACCTACATTTGCACATTCAG AAACGCATCCCACTGTGAGCAAATGTCTGTGGAACTCAAGGTCTTTAAGAATACTGAAGCATCTCTGCCTCATGTCTCCTACTTGCAAATCTCAGCTCTCTCCACCACCGGGTTACTAGTGTGCCCTGACCTGAAAGAATTCATCTCCAGCAACGCTGATGGAAAGATACAGTGGTATAAG GGCGCCATACTCTTGGATAAAGGCAATAAGGAATTTCTGAGTGCAGGAGACCCCACACGCCTATTGATATCCAACACGTCCATGGACGATGCAGGCTATTACAGATGTGTTATGACATTTACCTACAATGGCCAGGAATACAACATCACTAGGAATATTGAACTCCGGGTCAAAG GAACAACCACGGAACCCATCCCTGTGATCATTTCTCCCCTGGAGACAATACCAGCATCATTGG GGTCAAGACTGATAGTCCCGTGCAAAGTGTTTCTGGGAACTGGTACATCTTCCAACACCATTGTGTGGTGGTTGGCTAACAGCACGTTTATCTCGGCTGCTTACCCAAGAGGCCGTGTGACCGAGGGGCTACACCA CCAGTACTCAGAGAATGATGAAAACTATGTGGAAGTGTCGCTGATTTTTGATCCAGTCACAAGGGAGGATCTGCATACAGATTTTAAATGTGTTGCCTCGAATCCACGGAGTTCTCAGTCACTCCATACCACAGTCAAAGAAG TCTCTTCCACGTTCTCCTGGAGCATTGCGCTGGCACCTCTGTCTCTGATCATCTTGGTTGTGGGGGCAATATGGATGCGCAGACGGTGTAAACGCAGGGCTGGAAAGACATATGGACTGACCAAGCTACGGACTGACAACCAGGACTTCCCTTCCAGCCCAAACtaa
- the Il1r2 gene encoding interleukin-1 receptor type 2 isoform X3 translates to MSVELKVFKNTEASLPHVSYLQISALSTTGLLVCPDLKEFISSNADGKIQWYKGAILLDKGNKEFLSAGDPTRLLISNTSMDDAGYYRCVMTFTYNGQEYNITRNIELRVKGTTTEPIPVIISPLETIPASLGSRLIVPCKVFLGTGTSSNTIVWWLANSTFISAAYPRGRVTEGLHHQYSENDENYVEVSLIFDPVTREDLHTDFKCVASNPRSSQSLHTTVKEVSSTFSWSIALAPLSLIILVVGAIWMRRRCKRRAGKTYGLTKLRTDNQDFPSSPN, encoded by the exons ATGTCTGTGGAACTCAAGGTCTTTAAGAATACTGAAGCATCTCTGCCTCATGTCTCCTACTTGCAAATCTCAGCTCTCTCCACCACCGGGTTACTAGTGTGCCCTGACCTGAAAGAATTCATCTCCAGCAACGCTGATGGAAAGATACAGTGGTATAAG GGCGCCATACTCTTGGATAAAGGCAATAAGGAATTTCTGAGTGCAGGAGACCCCACACGCCTATTGATATCCAACACGTCCATGGACGATGCAGGCTATTACAGATGTGTTATGACATTTACCTACAATGGCCAGGAATACAACATCACTAGGAATATTGAACTCCGGGTCAAAG GAACAACCACGGAACCCATCCCTGTGATCATTTCTCCCCTGGAGACAATACCAGCATCATTGG GGTCAAGACTGATAGTCCCGTGCAAAGTGTTTCTGGGAACTGGTACATCTTCCAACACCATTGTGTGGTGGTTGGCTAACAGCACGTTTATCTCGGCTGCTTACCCAAGAGGCCGTGTGACCGAGGGGCTACACCA CCAGTACTCAGAGAATGATGAAAACTATGTGGAAGTGTCGCTGATTTTTGATCCAGTCACAAGGGAGGATCTGCATACAGATTTTAAATGTGTTGCCTCGAATCCACGGAGTTCTCAGTCACTCCATACCACAGTCAAAGAAG TCTCTTCCACGTTCTCCTGGAGCATTGCGCTGGCACCTCTGTCTCTGATCATCTTGGTTGTGGGGGCAATATGGATGCGCAGACGGTGTAAACGCAGGGCTGGAAAGACATATGGACTGACCAAGCTACGGACTGACAACCAGGACTTCCCTTCCAGCCCAAACtaa
- the Il1r2 gene encoding interleukin-1 receptor type 2 isoform X2: MFILLVLVTGVSAFTTPTVVHTGKVSESPITSEKPTVHGDNCQFRGREFKSELRLEGEPVVLRCPLAPHSDISSSSHSFLTWSKLDSSQLIPRDEPRMWVKGNILWILPAVQQDSGTYICTFRNASHCEQMSVELKVFKNTEASLPHVSYLQISALSTTGLLVCPDLKEFISSNADGKIQWYKGAILLDKGNKEFLSAGDPTRLLISNTSMDDAGYYRCVMTFTYNGQEYNITRNIELRVKGTTTEPIPVIISPLETIPASLGSRLIVPCKVFLGTGTSSNTIVWWLANSTFISAAYPRGRVTEGLHHQYSENDENYVEVSLIFDPVTREDLHTDFKCVASNPRSSQSLHTTVKEVSSTFSWSIALAPLSLIILVVGAIWMRRRCKRRAGKTYGLTKLRTDNQDFPSSPN; encoded by the exons ATGTTCATCTTGCTTGTGTTAGTAACTGGAGTTTCTGCTTTCACCACTCCAACAGTGGTGCACACAGGAAAGGTTTCTGAATCCCCCATTACATCGGAGAAGCCCACAG TCCATGGAGACAACTGTCAGTTTCGTGGCAGAGAGTTCAAATCTGAATTGAGGCTGGAAGGTGAACCTGTGGTTCTGAGGTGCCCCTTGGCACCTCACTCCGACATCTCCAGCAGTTCCCATAGTTTTCTGACCTGGAGTAAATTGGACTCTTCTCAGCTGATCCCAAGAGATGAGCCAAGGATGTGGGTGAAGGGTAACATACTCTGGATTCTGCCAGCAGTGCAGCAAGACTCTGGTACCTACATTTGCACATTCAG AAACGCATCCCACTGTGAGCAAATGTCTGTGGAACTCAAGGTCTTTAAGAATACTGAAGCATCTCTGCCTCATGTCTCCTACTTGCAAATCTCAGCTCTCTCCACCACCGGGTTACTAGTGTGCCCTGACCTGAAAGAATTCATCTCCAGCAACGCTGATGGAAAGATACAGTGGTATAAG GGCGCCATACTCTTGGATAAAGGCAATAAGGAATTTCTGAGTGCAGGAGACCCCACACGCCTATTGATATCCAACACGTCCATGGACGATGCAGGCTATTACAGATGTGTTATGACATTTACCTACAATGGCCAGGAATACAACATCACTAGGAATATTGAACTCCGGGTCAAAG GAACAACCACGGAACCCATCCCTGTGATCATTTCTCCCCTGGAGACAATACCAGCATCATTGG GGTCAAGACTGATAGTCCCGTGCAAAGTGTTTCTGGGAACTGGTACATCTTCCAACACCATTGTGTGGTGGTTGGCTAACAGCACGTTTATCTCGGCTGCTTACCCAAGAGGCCGTGTGACCGAGGGGCTACACCA CCAGTACTCAGAGAATGATGAAAACTATGTGGAAGTGTCGCTGATTTTTGATCCAGTCACAAGGGAGGATCTGCATACAGATTTTAAATGTGTTGCCTCGAATCCACGGAGTTCTCAGTCACTCCATACCACAGTCAAAGAAG TCTCTTCCACGTTCTCCTGGAGCATTGCGCTGGCACCTCTGTCTCTGATCATCTTGGTTGTGGGGGCAATATGGATGCGCAGACGGTGTAAACGCAGGGCTGGAAAGACATATGGACTGACCAAGCTACGGACTGACAACCAGGACTTCCCTTCCAGCCCAAACtaa